The Candidatus Binatia bacterium genome segment GCCCGCGCGCATTCCGGCGCGCCGAAACGGATCCGCCACGGCGTTGCAGACGCCGGTCGGCGGCGTTTCGGCGATCTTCGCGCTGGAAGGCTTCGACCGGCGCCGCGGCGTCGCGACGTACTCGCTACGCGTGATGAACTACTCGCGTTCGCAGCTCGTCTGCCGCACCTGGATCATCTCGCGCGCCGGGGACGCCGCGCCCGCCCATCCGATGCTCCTCGAGGTCGCGCCGCGATCGACGGCTGCGACGCAAATTCCGGTCTGGCCGGGCGATTTCGCCTCGTTCGACCGCGCGATCGCGGAAGTCGCAGGCGACGGCGTGCACTGCCTCGTCGAAGCGCCGGCTCCCCGCATCTCCAAGCTGCACCGCGCGTACACGTTTGCGGCGGCGAGCCTCGTCGCCGGAATCCTCGCGATCGTCACGGCCGGCGCGCTGCGTTCGGCAGTGCCGCGGATCGCCGCCTTCGCCGTGCCGCCCGAGGCGCTCGCCGGCACGACCGTGCGCGCCGAGTACGGCGCGGAGGGCGCCGGCAACCTCTCGTACTACGTCCAGGCACCCGACGGAAGCCGCATCGCGGGCGGCACGCTCTCGCAGATGTCGGGCTCGATTCCGATCGCGATTCCGGCTTCGGATCAGCCCGGCGCGTACACGCTGCAGATGACGATGGCCGGACCGCTCGGCACGACGAGCGAGACCCGCGTCCTCAACACGCTCGTCATGCGCCCCCACTCGAAGGCGCAGATCGCGGCGATCTCCGTGAACCCGGTCGTTGCGCGGCCGGGCGAGACGGTCGAAGTCGCGTACTCTGCCGCCGGCGACGAGGGCTACGTTCGCCTCATGGGTACCGATGGAACGATCTGGGGGCAGCAGCCGTTCTCGCGCACCGGGCAGACGCACTTCGTCGTTCCGCCGTTCGCCAATCCCGGCGAACTGCGCGTGTTGCTCCACGTTACGAAAGGTAACTCGACGGCGCAATCCATGGCAGGCATCGTCGTGGCGGCGGCGCATGCGCCCGCGGCCGCTCCGGCCGCCGCAGCGCCGGCGATTCTGAGCGACGACGATCCGGCATCGGCTGCGACGATGAGCAGCGACGCAAACGGCACGTTCGAGCTCGCAGCAAAGACGGTTCGCAGCGGCGGTTCGATAGCCGTGAAGATTATCTCGCCGCGAAACGGCATGCGGATCGCGCTCGTGGATCTCCAATCGCACGAGGTCCAAGGCGTAGACGTCGGAGCGAGTGACGACGTCGTGACGCTGCACGCGCCGACCGTGCAAGCTGCGACGCGCTACGTCGTGCAGGCAAGTTTCACCGACGGCTTCGGCCAGGAGAGCGTCGTAGCGCCGGTGACGGTCGTCCCTTAGCGGTCTGTAGGCAAGGGGAAAGAGAAGGGCGCCACCGCAAGCGGTGACGCCCTTTTCATCTCTGTTCTGAGTCTAGACCGAGGTGGCGACGGTGCTGAAGAGCGAGCTCAGGTTCTTACCGAGCGTCGTAACGGCAATGAGGGCCACCATGGCGATCAGGGCGACGAGCAGGCCGTACTCCACCATCGTGGCGCCTTCCTCATCGCGGATCATTTTCTTGAGAGTCTTAAGCATGCTATCTCCTTCGGTGGGCGAGTATTTGCTTCGGTTTCTTCCAAAGAACGTTCCCGAACGCGATAACGTCCCGGCGTCTCACAAAATGATTGACGCCGGCCGGTTACAGCCCCGGAACAAGCGAGCCTCCGCCCGCCTAAGCGGCCGCTGCTCGCGTTGCCCCTTCGCCTTCCGAGGGGGTATCCTCCTGCCGAAAATGTTTTGTTTCCGTTGACCCACGTTGACGGGTGGACGGAATGCTGGCATAATGCTCCGGCGGGCGTCTGGTAGATCGAGGCAGGTTGGGTTCTATAACCTCCCGCGATTTTCGTCGTTTGTGGTACAATAGAGCACGGATGGGTAGGCAGAAACCTTTGCCTCGCCCTCTACGTTCTAAGAACAAGCGACAAAAGACGCATGCGCACTAAGGAGAACCTATGATTACTACTCTGAAAGCCCTACTGCGCGATGAAAGCGGCGCGGAGCTGGTCGAGTACGGGCTCCTGGCGAGCCTGATCGCCATCGTGGCGATGGTCGCCGTCCAGGCCCTCGGAAAGAACGTCAGCACGCTCTACGCCAACGCAGCCACCTCGATTTAGATCCTCTCCCCTGGGCAGGACCGAAGAGCGGTCACTTGCCCTGCTGCGGCGTTGATTTTTGTTGACGGATTATCGGCGGCGGGGGAGAAACCAGGGGGAAGGGTCGGGCACTCGGTGGCCGGCCTAGCGACGAGGGACCCGGGTTTAGCCAGGCTCCCCGTAACGATGCAGCGACTTTTGAGTAGTGAGTAGCAAGTAGTGAGTAAACGAGATGAGGAGGGACTAGAAATGTTGAGACGCCACGAAAAGGGGCAGATCATACCCCTGGTCGCGATTTCTCTCACCGTACTAATGGGATTCGGCGGCCTTGCCGTCGACCACGGCTACTGGGAATACACGCTTCGCCAGCAGCAAAACGCGGCCGACAGCGCCGCGATCGGCGGCGCCCAAGCGCTGGCCAACGCGGGATGCCCCGCCTCGAGCGCGGCTCAGACGGCGGCGCTCGCGGATGCGGCGAGCAACGGCTACGGCAGCACCGGCATCACGGTCAGCAACCCGCCGACGACCGGCGCATACTCCGGCAACAACTGCGCGGTCATGGTTTCGATCGCCAATCAGAAGAAGCCGTCGTTCTTTAGCCGGGTGCTCGGCTACAACCAGATGTATGAGTCGACCACGGCGACGGCCCAGCTCGTCGCCAACAACCCGACCTGCATGTACATGTTGAGCACGACGGGTACGACGCAGTTCAATGGCGCGAACATCACGGCGACCGGCTGCGGAATCTCGGTGAACGGCACGTTCACCTGCGGTTCCAACACGATCACCGCGAGCTCGATCGGCTACGCCGGCTCGGCGCCGAGCTGCGGCAGCGCGAAGTTCTCGGCAGCGACGCCTGCACCGCAGGTCGCCCAGACGAATCCGTGCCCGGAGATCGCCGGGTGCGCTTACCTCGCATCCAACCCCCCGCCCGTGACGAACTGCAAGACCCTCAACGCGAACATGAACGACTCGATCAGCCCGGGATGCTACAACGCGCTGACGGTCGGCACGTGCGGAACGGTTACGCTCCAGCCGGGTCTCTATGTCCTCAACGGGACCAGCGACTTCAGCAACACGAACTTCGTCGGCAACGGCGTGACGTTCTACGTCACGAACAGCGGAACGCCGCCGGACTTCAGCCAGTCGGGCACGGCGACGTTGACGCCGCCGACGACCGGAAACTACAAGAACGTCCTGTACTATCAGGTCCCGACGAACACCAAAGCACCGAACTTCAGCGGCCCGATGAACTTCAGCGGCCTCGTCTACGCTCCGTCCGCTACGGGCGTGGCCTTCGACGGCGCCAAGGGCACCTATAGCGTCGTGGTCTTCGGATCGGCGAAGCTGAACTCGACGACGGCCTACACGTTCGCGTCGCCGCCGCCGAGCGCAACCATCGTCAAGTCCGTGGTGCTCGGACAATAATGCGCGCGCTGAAAGGCTCCGATTCGGGAGCCGCGCTCGTCGAGTTCGCAGTCGTGGCGCCGATGCTGGCTCTGCTGCTCATCGGACTCATCGACTTCGGGCGCTACACGTTCGACGCCATGGTGGCGTCGAACGCGGCGCGGGCCGGCGCTCTGTACGGAGCGCAGAACCTGATCACCGCGAAGGATACGACCGGCATGACCAACGCGGCCCTCGCGGATGCCCAGAACCTACCGAACCTGACGATCAGCAACGCAAGCTACTACTGCCAGAGCCCGTGTTCGTCTACGGCTCCGGTCTACTACGTCACGGTAACAGCCTCGGGCACGTTCACGCCGATCATTCAATACCCCGGCCTTGCGTCGTCGATCAAGGTAAACGAAACTTCAACGCAACGGGTACAAAACCAATGAAGCGGCACGCACAACGCGGCAGCAGTCTTCCCGAAATGGCCATCGCGGCCGGATGCCTGCTGCTCCTCATGTTCGGCATCGTCGACTTCGGTCGAGCGATGTATACCTACGGGTTCGTCGCGCAGCTAGCGCGTCAGGGGGCTCGTTACTGGATCGTTCGGGGCACGACGTCCTGCACGAACAGCAACAGCCAGCTGCCGAACTGCAACGCTTCGGCCGCCCAAGTTACGTCCTACGTCCAGAGCCTCTCCGAGGGATTGACGACCCCCAGCAGCATCACGGTTACCCCCACGAAAGTCAGTTGTCCGAACTCCGGCGGCGCGCTCCCGACGGCCGCGCCCGGATGCACGATCTCGGTCACGGTCAGCTATCCATTCAAGTTCATGACAGGCATCCTACCAAGCGCCGCGATCACGATGTCGAGCACGTCGACAATGGTGGTGGCACAATAACACGCTAACTCTCGAGACTCACTACAGCTACTCAGCGGCGGCCATAACGGCCGCCGCTCTTTTTTTCGGCCTAATCAAGAAGACGAGCGGCGTCGAGAGGACGAAGACGACGGCCGTGACGCGGAAGAGATAGTTGTAGGCGATCATCGCAGACTGCTGCGCGACCATCTGCGTGAGCTGGCCGACGGGATAGCCGTGCGTCTGCGTTACGCCCGACGCGAGCACGTTCCACGCAACGGCGGTCTGGTGCGTGAGCATCGTCGTCAGGATCGCGATGCCGAGGCTTCCGCCGAGCTGGCGAAGCAGCGTGAAGACGCCGGTCGC includes the following:
- a CDS encoding TadE/TadG family type IV pilus assembly protein, with the protein product MKRHAQRGSSLPEMAIAAGCLLLLMFGIVDFGRAMYTYGFVAQLARQGARYWIVRGTTSCTNSNSQLPNCNASAAQVTSYVQSLSEGLTTPSSITVTPTKVSCPNSGGALPTAAPGCTISVTVSYPFKFMTGILPSAAITMSSTSTMVVAQ
- a CDS encoding Tad domain-containing protein: MLRRHEKGQIIPLVAISLTVLMGFGGLAVDHGYWEYTLRQQQNAADSAAIGGAQALANAGCPASSAAQTAALADAASNGYGSTGITVSNPPTTGAYSGNNCAVMVSIANQKKPSFFSRVLGYNQMYESTTATAQLVANNPTCMYMLSTTGTTQFNGANITATGCGISVNGTFTCGSNTITASSIGYAGSAPSCGSAKFSAATPAPQVAQTNPCPEIAGCAYLASNPPPVTNCKTLNANMNDSISPGCYNALTVGTCGTVTLQPGLYVLNGTSDFSNTNFVGNGVTFYVTNSGTPPDFSQSGTATLTPPTTGNYKNVLYYQVPTNTKAPNFSGPMNFSGLVYAPSATGVAFDGAKGTYSVVVFGSAKLNSTTAYTFASPPPSATIVKSVVLGQ
- a CDS encoding Flp family type IVb pilin, whose translation is MLKTLKKMIRDEEGATMVEYGLLVALIAMVALIAVTTLGKNLSSLFSTVATSV
- a CDS encoding Flp family type IVb pilin; translation: MITTLKALLRDESGAELVEYGLLASLIAIVAMVAVQALGKNVSTLYANAATSI
- a CDS encoding TadE/TadG family type IV pilus assembly protein yields the protein MRALKGSDSGAALVEFAVVAPMLALLLIGLIDFGRYTFDAMVASNAARAGALYGAQNLITAKDTTGMTNAALADAQNLPNLTISNASYYCQSPCSSTAPVYYVTVTASGTFTPIIQYPGLASSIKVNETSTQRVQNQ